The sequence TCGTACGGTTCATGGCGTGCGCGGAGAAAGTTCGGACTTTCAGCGTACGAAAACCTGCCGGCTGCGTGAACCAATCTTTCGGCCAATGCAAATCACGCGGCGGGCCGAATCGTTATCGGGGCGGTACGCAGGGGAGGGGCATCGGTGACGAAGCGACGGCGCGCACGGCACATCGCCGCGTGTCCGAAAGCGCGCCGCCCGCGCGGCGAACCTTGTCGGCCGGGCGTGGGCGGCGGAATGCGGGGGTGTTACTGGTTGGCGATCTTCAGCACGGGCGCGAGCGCGTCGACCGATGCCGCATGCGTGGTCGCGCGATGCGATGCGAACGCGAGCGCGAACTCGGCCGCTTGCCCGCCGACCGTCTCGAGTTGCGCGACGACCTTCGGATCCGAGCAGCTATCGGCGCTGTCGAAACGCGTTTCGAGTGTGTTCACGGTCGCGCCGAACGGCGTCGGCCAGCCGCGCAGCGCATGGACGATCGAACGCAGCGAGGTCAGCACGGTGCCGGCCGCCTGCCAGCCGTATGCGGTGACGATCAGGCCGACTGCGCGGCCGTCGAGATAGGGGCGATCGTCCGCGCGCAGTTCCTCGAGCGTGTCGAGCGCATTCTTCACGAGACCGGAGACGCCGCCGTGATAGCCGGGCGTCGCGATGATGATCGCGTCGGCCTGGCGCACGGCGTCGATCAGCTCGCGCTGCGCGTCGGTCAGCGTTTTGTGTTCGGGTGCGTAGTGCGGCAGCGTATGCAAGAACGGGCCGTCGAACAGGCGCGTGCGCGCGCCGGCGGCCTGCGCGCCGCGCAGCGCGAACGACAGCGCGCGTTCGGTCGACGACGCTGCGCGGGTGGTGCCGCCGATGCCGACGACGAACGGGCGGCGGTGTTGATCGAATGCAGTCAAGGGGCGCTCCTGGGGAATGGCTTGCCCGGCTAAGCACAGGCTTAAAACCAGATGGTAACGACCCCGTCGCCACTCTGAAAACGACTTTTCGTTCTATCGATATACCGCGCAGCGGGGGCAATCGTGTGCGCGGCGGCGCAGATCGATAGCAGAAATGCTTGGTTGGGGCGGTGCACCGCGGTCGATAAGATGGGCTCGTCTCCTCCATGATGTCTCTACTGACATGGGTTAGCCCCGCCGCGCGGATGCAGGCGGGGCTTTTTTTCGTCCCGGTCAGGAAAAGGGGGCGATGCCCTGGGCCGTTGCCCGTTACTCGAACACCGGCCGGAAGAAGCTGCGCTCGTAGCTGACGATGCAGCGCGTTTCCTCGGCGTAGCGGAACGCGGCCTGGCAGGCCGGATCGTCCATCGAGCGTTCGCGATAGCGCTCGTATTCCGCGAGGCTCGGGAACGAGAACATCGCGAGCGCGATGTCGTTCGCGCCTTCCGACGGCAGGAAGTAGCCGTGATGCGTGCCGCCGAACTGCTCGACGAGCGGAATCCACATCTTGCCGTAGGTTTCGAACTGGTCGAGCTTGTACGGATCGATGACGTAGCGAAGGAAGCAGGTGACCATGAGCGCTCGCGATGTGGTGAGGGAGCAGCGAGTCTGGATTGCGCCGCCGCCTGTGTCAACGGAGCGCGCGCCGGCGTTCGATGCCGTCGCTGGATGCGTTGCTTGCGCACACAACGATTGGCGTCCTTTCCTGCGTTCGCAACGACGCGAGCGGAGCGGCGGCACACGCCGTCGCCACTGTCTCTTCAGCAGGCACCTCCCCGAACTTCTGCGACATTTCGTGATGCGCTTCACCGGCAAGTGCTACGACAGCGCGATCCTCTGCAAGCGGCCAGTCGCGCACTGCGCCCGCGGCGTGTCGCCAGCATCTCGATGTTCGATCTCCGATGCAACGACTGTACG comes from Burkholderia pyrrocinia and encodes:
- a CDS encoding NADPH-dependent FMN reductase, with the translated sequence MTAFDQHRRPFVVGIGGTTRAASSTERALSFALRGAQAAGARTRLFDGPFLHTLPHYAPEHKTLTDAQRELIDAVRQADAIIIATPGYHGGVSGLVKNALDTLEELRADDRPYLDGRAVGLIVTAYGWQAAGTVLTSLRSIVHALRGWPTPFGATVNTLETRFDSADSCSDPKVVAQLETVGGQAAEFALAFASHRATTHAASVDALAPVLKIANQ
- a CDS encoding NIPSNAP family protein, giving the protein MVTCFLRYVIDPYKLDQFETYGKMWIPLVEQFGGTHHGYFLPSEGANDIALAMFSFPSLAEYERYRERSMDDPACQAAFRYAEETRCIVSYERSFFRPVFE